A DNA window from Aestuariispira ectoiniformans contains the following coding sequences:
- a CDS encoding response regulator transcription factor: protein MRMLLVEDNNDLAEMIVDRFRADGHAMDHEVDGSQAEQLLRHSRFDIIILDINLPGMSGYDVLRTMRARGDATPVLVLTARSEIDDRIIGLDTGADDYLVKPFDYGELAARCRALVRRRAGEASNNFLCGNLQYDRGAKRATVDGVDLELRQREIQLLEAFLGSLGKVLSKEEVADKIYRFDEAPSLNAVEQAVTRLRRKLKGSPLTIRTIRGLGYIANARDD from the coding sequence ATGCGCATGCTTCTTGTGGAAGATAACAACGACCTGGCGGAGATGATTGTGGATCGGTTTCGTGCCGATGGCCACGCCATGGACCATGAGGTCGACGGCAGCCAGGCAGAGCAGCTTTTGCGGCACAGCCGTTTCGATATCATCATTCTGGATATCAACCTGCCGGGGATGAGCGGATATGACGTTCTGCGCACCATGCGGGCGCGTGGGGATGCCACGCCGGTTCTGGTCCTGACCGCGCGTTCGGAAATTGATGACCGTATCATCGGCCTTGATACCGGGGCCGACGATTATCTTGTAAAGCCGTTTGACTATGGCGAACTGGCTGCGCGTTGCCGCGCCCTGGTGCGCAGGCGGGCGGGAGAGGCCAGCAACAATTTCCTTTGCGGGAACCTGCAGTATGACCGGGGAGCAAAACGCGCAACCGTGGACGGTGTTGATCTGGAACTGCGTCAGCGCGAGATTCAATTGCTGGAAGCTTTTCTGGGCAGTCTCGGGAAGGTGCTGTCCAAGGAAGAAGTTGCCGACAAAATCTACAGGTTTGATGAGGCCCCCAGTCTGAACGCGGTGGAACAGGCGGTCACCCGCCTGCGTCGGAAATTGAAGGGCTCGCCGCTGACCATCAGGACAATTCGCGGCCTTGGATATATTGCCAATGCACGGGACGACTAA
- a CDS encoding sensor histidine kinase — translation MHGTTKGGTAYSLRRRLMVAMMVGFIIILSVVSVGLWGYARNAANSTYDLLLDGASIAVLERISMTPEGVAIDFPPSALEILGLAREDRVFYRIFTGNGQTLTGRSDLPLPRRGGKNPDSQFYDADYSGETVRFILRGRQIPGPKAPQWINVQIGQTRAARDEMQRDLFSNGLLGLTALAVIGLIFVRIGINLALRPLSGIEADIRNREPSDLAPLKATPPREVESLIGTINAFMRRLETSKDNAQTFIADVAHQLRTSLSSLRGQLELAAEQKDPKLAAARLEKASDQVGRTIRLTNQLLSHAMVIHRADSQLRDRVDIEALVKTALEEIIRDDVDSRMDYEFHMDEARAGDMVVAGDAIALREALRNVIDNARKHGASGGLVRIELSDQLVAGNPAIAIAVEDNGPGVAPEEYDNVLKRFYTIGGKGESGIGLAIVKAVVEGHEGTLSLSRASGGGLRVQMVLPVGEIKGDQV, via the coding sequence ATGCACGGGACGACTAAGGGAGGAACCGCATATTCCCTGCGGCGGCGGCTCATGGTCGCCATGATGGTGGGGTTCATCATTATCTTGTCGGTCGTATCCGTAGGCCTATGGGGCTATGCCCGCAATGCCGCCAACAGCACATATGACCTGTTGCTGGACGGGGCATCCATTGCCGTTCTGGAACGCATTTCCATGACGCCGGAAGGCGTTGCAATTGATTTTCCGCCGTCGGCACTGGAAATTCTGGGGCTTGCCCGTGAGGATCGTGTCTTCTATCGGATATTCACGGGAAATGGTCAGACGCTGACGGGCCGGTCCGATCTGCCTTTACCCAGACGAGGGGGCAAAAACCCGGATAGCCAGTTCTACGATGCCGACTACAGTGGAGAGACCGTTCGTTTTATCCTGCGCGGACGGCAGATACCCGGGCCGAAAGCACCGCAGTGGATCAATGTGCAGATCGGCCAGACGCGTGCCGCCCGCGATGAAATGCAACGGGACCTCTTTTCCAATGGCCTGTTGGGGCTGACAGCCCTTGCGGTGATCGGCCTGATCTTCGTGCGCATCGGGATTAATCTGGCCCTGCGTCCCCTGTCGGGGATCGAGGCGGATATCCGCAATCGCGAGCCCAGCGACCTCGCGCCCCTGAAAGCGACGCCGCCGCGCGAGGTGGAAAGTCTGATCGGCACGATCAACGCCTTCATGCGCCGGTTGGAAACCAGCAAAGACAATGCCCAGACCTTCATTGCCGATGTTGCCCATCAGTTGCGGACGTCCCTGTCTTCCCTGCGTGGACAACTTGAACTTGCAGCCGAACAGAAAGACCCGAAACTTGCCGCCGCGCGTCTGGAAAAAGCATCCGATCAGGTGGGGCGCACTATCAGGCTGACCAATCAGTTGTTGTCCCACGCCATGGTAATCCACCGTGCCGACAGCCAATTGCGGGACCGTGTCGATATCGAGGCGCTTGTCAAAACGGCGCTGGAGGAAATCATCCGGGATGATGTCGATTCCCGCATGGATTATGAGTTCCATATGGATGAGGCACGGGCAGGCGACATGGTGGTGGCCGGTGATGCAATCGCCCTGCGTGAGGCGCTGCGCAATGTGATTGATAACGCCAGGAAACACGGCGCATCCGGTGGACTTGTGCGGATTGAACTGAGTGATCAACTGGTTGCGGGGAACCCTGCCATTGCTATTGCGGTGGAAGATAACGGTCCGGGTGTTGCCCCGGAAGAATACGACAACGTTCTGAAGCGTTTCTATACAATCGGGGGAAAAGGAGAGAGCGGCATCGGACTTGCCATAGTGAAAGCCGTCGTCGAAGGGCATGAGGGAACGCTGTCCCTTTCAAGGGCGTCTGGCGGCGGGCTTCGGGTGCAAATGGTTCTGCCTGTTGGTGAGATCAAGGGAGATCAGGTGTGA
- a CDS encoding ABC transporter substrate-binding protein — protein sequence MRRLTTMARILACLTLAGWPVGDVQAEVLHIFSATDTAAIQPVIDGFEKAHPDLTVDYVEFNTSELHTAILEDTSAPVDVVISSAMDLQVDLVNRGLAQRFTPAMDAPPDWAQWRNELYGFTFEPVAVVYNRAAFQGRRLPRTRSQLAGAIRDDPAFYNGRIGTYDIAQSGVGFLFAAQDARRGYQFPRLVESLGRAHAKTYCCSYKIFDAVADGSLVFGYNVMGSYALERTQRDKRLGIYLLEDYALVMTRTAFIPKRSENKDDAKAFINYLLSSRGQRKIAEGSALIAIRQEQRTAPGIVALTSGKPLLPIRLGPGLLGYLDKMKKEQFLKDWRTTMAGPPNQ from the coding sequence GTGAGACGGCTGACGACAATGGCCCGGATTCTTGCCTGCCTGACCCTTGCCGGTTGGCCCGTCGGGGATGTTCAGGCAGAGGTCCTGCATATTTTCAGTGCAACGGACACGGCCGCGATCCAACCCGTTATTGATGGTTTCGAGAAGGCCCATCCTGACCTGACCGTGGACTATGTGGAGTTCAACACCAGCGAACTTCACACGGCAATTCTTGAGGATACATCCGCGCCTGTTGATGTCGTGATCAGTTCGGCGATGGATCTTCAGGTGGATCTGGTCAACCGCGGGCTGGCACAGCGCTTCACACCCGCCATGGACGCACCGCCGGATTGGGCGCAGTGGCGTAACGAGCTTTATGGCTTCACCTTCGAACCGGTCGCCGTGGTATACAACCGCGCTGCCTTTCAGGGGCGTCGTCTGCCACGAACGCGGTCACAGCTTGCCGGGGCAATCAGGGATGATCCGGCTTTCTATAATGGGCGCATTGGTACTTATGATATCGCACAGTCCGGTGTCGGTTTCCTTTTTGCCGCCCAGGACGCGCGGCGAGGCTATCAGTTTCCGAGGCTTGTGGAATCGCTGGGGCGGGCACATGCGAAGACCTATTGCTGTTCATACAAGATATTCGATGCGGTGGCCGACGGAAGTCTCGTGTTCGGCTACAACGTCATGGGGTCCTATGCCCTGGAGCGAACCCAGCGTGACAAACGCCTCGGGATTTATCTGCTTGAGGATTATGCGCTGGTGATGACCCGCACGGCCTTCATCCCGAAAAGGTCGGAAAACAAGGATGATGCCAAGGCTTTTATCAATTATCTGCTGTCATCGCGCGGGCAGAGGAAAATTGCGGAAGGGTCTGCCCTGATTGCCATTCGGCAGGAACAAAGAACGGCACCGGGGATCGTCGCATTGACTTCTGGTAAGCCGCTGCTTCCGATCCGGCTTGGCCCGGGGCTTCTGGGTTATCTGGATAAAATGAAAAAAGAACAGTTTCTGAAAGACTGGCGCACCACAATGGCCGGTCCACCCAATCAATAA
- a CDS encoding AbrB family transcriptional regulator, producing the protein MEKFEKYLNRDMLLKLALALAVGGSGGVIAHFLHVPLGWMLGSMLATFVASMRRLPVAVPMRLRATMLGVLGVYLGSSFGPETLHYMVEWPFSMAAVVIYVPLMTAITAFFYLKVAGMDRATAVFSATPGGLTPMVVLGGAAGGDEQKIAVTQSLRVMVLVFSTPLMVFNFLDAPTAEAEVVQLISLADAAIIVVAVIAGILIARRIGMPAAEMTGAMFVTGGLYISGVVQGALPEWLLAVTLLVLGSAIGSRFSGIPRGVLIRLSGFAMLAIVLIFAVTAVVAAILSSLLGFDYMSVLLAFAPGGVAEMSLIAVALNVEPSFVAFHHVVRIFVILLLAPLLSRWLRQAPARQGD; encoded by the coding sequence ATGGAAAAATTCGAAAAATATCTCAACCGGGACATGCTGCTGAAACTGGCACTGGCGCTTGCCGTGGGAGGCAGTGGCGGTGTTATCGCCCATTTCCTGCACGTTCCCCTGGGATGGATGCTCGGGTCCATGCTGGCAACTTTCGTGGCAAGCATGCGTCGGCTGCCTGTTGCGGTTCCCATGCGCCTGCGTGCGACAATGCTGGGGGTGCTTGGCGTATATCTGGGGTCTTCATTCGGGCCGGAAACATTGCATTATATGGTTGAATGGCCGTTCTCGATGGCCGCCGTCGTGATCTATGTGCCTTTGATGACGGCCATTACCGCCTTTTTCTATCTGAAGGTTGCCGGGATGGACCGTGCGACGGCGGTGTTTTCCGCGACACCGGGCGGGTTGACGCCCATGGTCGTGCTGGGTGGTGCTGCTGGTGGAGACGAGCAGAAAATCGCCGTGACGCAAAGCCTGCGCGTGATGGTGCTGGTCTTTTCCACGCCGTTGATGGTCTTCAATTTCCTTGATGCGCCAACCGCAGAGGCGGAGGTGGTGCAGCTCATATCATTGGCTGACGCAGCCATCATCGTCGTCGCTGTGATCGCGGGCATCCTGATCGCCCGGCGCATCGGCATGCCTGCGGCGGAAATGACCGGTGCGATGTTTGTCACGGGTGGCCTATATATTTCAGGCGTGGTTCAGGGCGCCCTGCCGGAATGGCTGCTGGCAGTGACGTTGCTGGTCCTCGGGTCTGCAATCGGAAGCCGTTTCTCCGGAATTCCGCGAGGTGTCCTGATACGCCTGTCGGGATTTGCCATGCTGGCTATCGTTTTGATCTTTGCCGTCACTGCAGTTGTCGCAGCCATCCTGTCGTCACTGTTGGGGTTCGATTATATGTCGGTCCTTTTGGCCTTTGCGCCGGGCGGGGTTGCGGAAATGTCCCTGATTGCGGTGGCACTGAATGTGGAGCCCAGTTTCGTGGCCTTCCATCATGTCGTACGGATTTTCGTTATTTTGCTGCTGGCGCCCCTGCTTTCGCGCTGGCTTCGTCAGGCCCCGGCCAGACAAGGGGACTGA
- the phbB gene encoding acetoacetyl-CoA reductase, with translation MMMQDKNQRVALVTGGTRGIGEAVSRALLQAGMTVIATYHSNDHAAQAFARTSGITGVYKWDVGDFDACAKGVKTVEEHHGPIDILVNNAGITADATLHKMQQEQWSAVIHTNLNSCFNMCRNVIEGMRDRRYGRIVNISSINGQKGQFGQTNYAAAKAGILGFTKALALETAHCGVKVHAVAPGYTETDMVSAVPEKVRAQIIEQIPVGRLGHPDEIARAVRFLASEDAGFVTGATFSLNGGQYMA, from the coding sequence ATGATGATGCAGGATAAAAATCAACGCGTTGCTTTGGTGACGGGCGGAACACGGGGCATCGGGGAGGCTGTCAGCCGCGCCCTGTTACAGGCAGGAATGACTGTGATCGCCACTTACCACAGCAATGATCATGCGGCGCAGGCCTTTGCCAGGACAAGCGGTATCACCGGCGTCTATAAATGGGATGTCGGTGATTTCGATGCTTGCGCCAAGGGGGTGAAAACAGTCGAGGAGCACCATGGACCCATTGATATTCTCGTAAACAACGCAGGGATCACCGCGGATGCGACGCTCCATAAGATGCAACAGGAACAATGGTCCGCGGTCATCCATACAAACCTGAATTCCTGTTTCAACATGTGCCGCAATGTCATTGAAGGGATGCGGGATCGCCGTTATGGCCGTATCGTGAATATATCCTCGATCAATGGGCAGAAGGGCCAGTTCGGCCAGACCAATTACGCTGCAGCCAAAGCCGGTATCCTGGGATTTACGAAGGCGCTTGCCCTCGAGACGGCGCATTGCGGCGTGAAGGTTCATGCCGTGGCCCCCGGATATACGGAAACCGACATGGTATCCGCCGTGCCTGAGAAGGTCAGGGCGCAGATCATTGAGCAGATTCCCGTTGGTCGCCTCGGCCACCCTGACGAGATTGCGCGTGCGGTACGCTTTCTGGCTTCAGAAGATGCAGGCTTTGTGACGGGCGCGACCTTCAGCCTTAATGGTGGTCAGTATATGGCGTGA
- a CDS encoding universal stress protein, with translation MLKSLLVAIDETKGSQVAQDLSIALAKRLGASIKGLAVLDKPWIEAPRARPIGTGYYHEHRVASLRKSMSRKLHDLVDSFDDQCETAKVSFELIEKIGAPVGTIEEEAQGNDLIVVGKDTTFHFAGHNSPSDTVVRLIRDDPRPIILTSSHPPAAGGGVLIAYDGSLSASHALHMFVLLGLAKKQNVTLLCVDKNEEEAKRHAAHASALLSSHGITATVACEVTRGAPASVILDYSSDKSMVVMGAFSNTHLRDYFFGSTTQKLLEKCLAPLFVHH, from the coding sequence ATGTTGAAGAGTTTGTTGGTTGCAATCGACGAGACCAAGGGAAGCCAGGTCGCACAGGACCTGTCCATTGCATTGGCAAAACGCCTGGGCGCCAGTATCAAAGGCCTTGCCGTATTGGACAAACCCTGGATCGAAGCTCCCCGGGCCCGACCGATCGGAACCGGTTATTATCACGAACATCGCGTTGCCTCGCTGCGTAAATCCATGAGCCGGAAACTTCACGATCTGGTGGATAGCTTCGACGATCAATGCGAGACAGCAAAGGTGTCCTTCGAGCTTATTGAAAAGATCGGCGCACCGGTCGGAACAATAGAAGAAGAGGCACAGGGCAACGACCTGATCGTCGTGGGCAAGGACACGACCTTCCACTTTGCAGGCCACAACAGTCCGTCGGATACGGTCGTGCGGCTCATCCGGGACGATCCGCGCCCCATTATACTGACGTCTTCCCATCCCCCCGCGGCCGGTGGCGGCGTCCTGATCGCCTATGACGGAAGCCTGAGCGCATCGCACGCCTTGCATATGTTCGTTCTGTTGGGGTTGGCAAAAAAACAGAATGTCACCCTGCTATGCGTCGACAAGAATGAGGAAGAAGCCAAAAGACATGCGGCACATGCCAGTGCCCTGTTGAGCAGCCATGGCATCACGGCAACGGTCGCCTGTGAAGTAACACGCGGCGCACCGGCCAGTGTGATCCTGGACTACAGCAGTGACAAATCAATGGTGGTCATGGGGGCCTTTAGCAATACCCATCTCAGGGATTACTTCTTCGGTTCTACGACGCAAAAGCTTCTGGAGAAATGCCTGGCCCCTTTGTTTGTGCATCATTGA
- a CDS encoding phosphoribosyltransferase encodes MTFRNRIEAGRRLADPLQDYSGKPDILLLALPRGGVPVAAEVAKTLDLPMDLMLVRKLGLPGHRELAMGAIALGDVRVLNDSVIVSSGVSEETLDQVTSEEKAELDRRNTLYRGENRPPAIKDKTIILIDDGVATGATMKAAIAATKQAGAKETVAAIPVAPAETCDELQRIADRVVCLATPYPFFGVGQWYDDFSQTSDGEVQDLMKPFLN; translated from the coding sequence ATGACTTTTCGCAACCGAATTGAAGCCGGCCGCCGGTTGGCCGACCCTCTGCAGGACTATTCCGGAAAGCCGGACATTCTGCTTCTGGCACTGCCCCGGGGCGGCGTGCCGGTTGCCGCCGAAGTTGCAAAAACCCTCGACCTGCCGATGGACCTCATGCTTGTGCGCAAGCTTGGCCTTCCCGGCCATAGGGAACTGGCAATGGGCGCTATCGCGCTTGGCGACGTCAGGGTCCTGAACGATAGCGTGATTGTTTCTTCCGGCGTCAGCGAGGAAACCCTCGATCAGGTGACAAGCGAGGAAAAGGCCGAACTGGACCGACGAAATACCCTGTACCGGGGGGAGAACCGCCCACCGGCCATCAAGGACAAGACGATTATCCTGATTGACGATGGCGTGGCCACCGGCGCAACGATGAAGGCCGCCATCGCAGCGACAAAACAGGCCGGGGCAAAAGAAACAGTTGCCGCGATCCCGGTCGCCCCCGCCGAGACCTGTGACGAACTACAGAGGATCGCGGACCGGGTGGTCTGTCTGGCAACCCCTTACCCGTTTTTCGGCGTCGGACAATGGTATGACGACTTCTCTCAGACCAGCGACGGGGAAGTGCAGGACCTGATGAAACCATTTCTGAACTAA